A DNA window from Christiangramia salexigens contains the following coding sequences:
- a CDS encoding TonB-dependent receptor, protein MNRFLMLVFLAITPLLSFGQEVSGTVTDSEGTPLPGVNVFEKGTNQGTTTDFDGNYNIEVAPDGILVFSFVGFESQEIAVDGRKVVDAVMTDGVSLSEVMVVGSRSPKRTATDTPVAIDVIDVGDVSTQTGRIEVNELLQYAAPSFNANKQSGSDGADHIDPASLRGLGPDQTLVLINGKRRHQSSLINIFGTRGRGNTGTDLNAIPASAIKRIEILRDGASAQYGSDAIAGVINIVLKDKVDEFTGNVNYGFYNTNADGTFPDGTPNTDGNRLDTDRDGNQIGDDQSFDGGSLKVTANYGFGIGEEGYANFSTEYLSKNKTLRPGFDFRRGFGEASIDGFNFFGNMAIPLSDNTEFYAFGGRNYRDTDAFAFTRNNPTARNVLSIYSDGFTPRITSIITDNSVSAGFRTETESGWNIDISNTWGKNLFHYYIKGTVNASLEDLSPTDFDAGGHSLSQNVVNLDFSKYYEDMMEGVNFAFGAEYRTENFEIFAGEEGSYATYDVDGRPITNPNTQQQPIDPATGDPRPGGSQGFPGYGPDNEVDRSRSNVSLYADAEFEFTEAFLLAAAARFENYSDFGSTINGKLAARLKASDAVNIRGSLSTGFRAPSLAQIYYNLRFTNFVGGQALETQLSPNNSPVTESFGIGPLQEETALNASLGFTANFGNFTATVDGYYIDVQDRIVLTGNFDAPQIENVEAAQFFANGVDTETVGLDIVLSHKMDLGKGRLSTSFVGNFNSMEITDVKNGRLEEQIFFGERDKAFLLASAPDSKLALNFNYNQEWFDLGLGFTRFSDISLLDFQMFESVADYGSLAQQVAAATDSYEAKVVTDLNLGFQLNDNLKLNIGSNNLFNVYPDQQDDWTEAGGYWDAVQMGFSGAYYYAKLNIQL, encoded by the coding sequence ATGAATAGATTTTTAATGCTAGTTTTTTTAGCTATTACACCCCTATTGTCATTTGGACAAGAGGTTTCTGGTACGGTAACCGATAGCGAAGGCACTCCTCTGCCCGGGGTAAATGTTTTTGAAAAGGGCACTAATCAGGGAACTACTACTGATTTTGACGGAAATTATAATATTGAAGTTGCCCCAGATGGGATTCTCGTATTTAGTTTCGTTGGATTCGAATCGCAGGAAATTGCTGTTGATGGACGTAAGGTGGTTGATGCCGTTATGACCGATGGAGTATCACTTAGTGAGGTCATGGTGGTTGGATCGCGTAGCCCTAAACGAACAGCCACAGACACACCGGTAGCTATTGATGTTATTGATGTTGGTGATGTATCTACGCAAACAGGGAGGATAGAAGTTAATGAGCTCTTGCAATATGCAGCTCCATCCTTCAACGCGAATAAACAATCAGGTTCAGACGGAGCAGACCACATCGATCCTGCATCCTTAAGAGGATTAGGACCAGATCAAACCCTAGTTCTTATAAATGGTAAGAGAAGACACCAGTCGTCTCTTATAAATATTTTTGGAACCAGAGGCCGTGGGAATACCGGTACAGATTTAAATGCTATCCCGGCTTCAGCAATAAAAAGGATTGAAATTTTACGTGATGGTGCTTCTGCCCAATACGGGTCTGATGCGATCGCAGGTGTGATAAATATCGTCCTTAAGGATAAAGTAGATGAATTTACGGGAAACGTTAATTATGGATTCTATAATACCAATGCCGACGGAACTTTTCCAGATGGAACGCCAAATACAGACGGTAACCGACTGGATACAGACAGAGACGGGAATCAGATAGGTGACGACCAAAGTTTTGACGGTGGATCTCTAAAGGTAACGGCTAACTATGGTTTTGGAATTGGCGAAGAAGGTTATGCTAATTTCTCAACCGAATATCTAAGCAAGAATAAAACCCTTAGACCTGGTTTCGATTTTAGAAGAGGTTTTGGCGAAGCCTCTATAGATGGGTTTAATTTCTTCGGAAATATGGCAATCCCATTAAGTGATAACACTGAATTCTATGCTTTTGGCGGAAGAAATTACAGGGATACTGATGCCTTCGCTTTCACAAGAAATAATCCTACTGCCCGAAATGTGCTAAGCATTTATTCTGATGGATTTACACCTCGTATCACTTCGATTATTACCGACAACTCAGTTTCTGCAGGTTTCAGAACAGAAACCGAAAGCGGTTGGAATATCGATATTAGCAATACCTGGGGAAAGAACCTTTTCCATTATTATATTAAAGGAACAGTGAATGCATCACTGGAAGACCTGTCTCCTACAGATTTTGATGCAGGAGGTCATAGTTTAAGCCAGAATGTGGTAAACCTCGATTTCTCAAAATATTATGAGGATATGATGGAAGGTGTGAACTTTGCTTTTGGTGCAGAATACAGAACAGAGAATTTTGAGATCTTTGCTGGAGAAGAAGGTTCTTACGCTACTTATGATGTAGACGGAAGACCAATCACCAATCCTAATACTCAACAACAACCTATAGATCCGGCAACAGGAGATCCAAGGCCAGGAGGCTCGCAGGGATTCCCTGGTTACGGACCGGATAACGAAGTAGACAGAAGTAGATCTAACGTATCACTATATGCAGATGCAGAATTTGAATTCACCGAAGCCTTCCTTTTAGCCGCAGCTGCGAGATTTGAGAATTACAGTGACTTTGGAAGTACTATTAATGGAAAGCTTGCTGCAAGATTAAAAGCCTCAGATGCTGTAAACATCAGAGGATCTTTAAGTACAGGGTTCAGGGCGCCATCATTGGCTCAGATCTATTACAACCTGAGATTTACAAACTTTGTTGGTGGTCAGGCACTGGAAACTCAATTATCTCCTAACAACAGTCCGGTAACCGAATCCTTTGGCATCGGCCCACTTCAGGAGGAAACTGCATTGAATGCCTCACTTGGGTTTACTGCTAATTTTGGAAACTTCACTGCTACAGTGGATGGGTACTATATAGATGTACAGGACAGAATCGTACTTACCGGAAATTTTGACGCACCACAAATAGAAAACGTGGAAGCTGCACAGTTCTTTGCCAATGGTGTAGATACTGAAACAGTAGGTCTGGATATCGTTCTTTCTCACAAGATGGATCTTGGTAAGGGAAGACTATCTACCAGCTTTGTTGGAAACTTCAACAGCATGGAGATCACAGATGTTAAAAATGGCCGTTTGGAGGAACAAATCTTCTTTGGCGAAAGAGATAAAGCATTTTTGTTAGCCTCTGCTCCAGATAGTAAACTGGCCTTAAATTTCAATTATAATCAGGAATGGTTCGATCTTGGCCTTGGCTTTACGAGATTCAGCGACATTAGTCTACTTGACTTTCAGATGTTTGAAAGTGTGGCAGATTACGGTAGTTTAGCTCAGCAGGTCGCTGCAGCAACCGATAGCTATGAGGCAAAAGTAGTTACAGACCTTAATCTAGGTTTTCAGTTAAACGATAATTTAAAATTAAATATAGGAAGTAACAACCTCTTCAACGTTTATCCAGATCAGCAAGATGATTGGACTGAGGCAGGTGGATATTGGGATGCCGTACAAATGGGCTTTAGCGGAGCTTATTACTATGCAAAGCTGAATATCCAGTTATAG
- a CDS encoding M4 family metallopeptidase, with amino-acid sequence MNLQLLLRSRIILMLFLMGNLIGFAQTTSEDISSNLDSDPRVKSFKMDNSRGTPTIIQLDTSKEQLNLNDAPAFLTNIMGAGQETSFVLESTLTSHGVQIDKFQQYTKGIKVEHGVFKAVSKNNVITAFTAEYYNLGDSFPTSTGLSEAAALQNALKHVGASLYSWEYIEGLGTGPEYTAAYEEYYPKGELVIVDNYSTTVVDPAVAYKFNIYAAEPLSRADIYVDANTGAILLEDAIIKHVDGHSKEDIKKEITEPKKETANIPFLNGVGDTRYAGRRNFDTSQDSNGLYALKGVTPSGIENETFSYEGIGGLPLSIPALTTFAESIYDGDGDALNPETADNIWNALEHRKDNFSTTNPYPVANEKNNDDVALDAHWGAEVVLDYWKNVHNRLSYDDKGTKVFNYVHYGDGYDNAFWNGSAMTYGDGSYQGGTNPDGSFAPLTSMDVCAHEIGHGVCEFTADLVYARESGAMNEGFSDIWAATVENYVLTQIDGSLNYDPWGIGEQIDERDGGLQPGEAEARALRWMDDPKAAGDPDSYGGENWQNPDCGTPTLANDQCGVHTNSGVLNKWYYFLVSGSGQTYSPGFSKASSDDMVTDAGNSYEIAGLGFEKAAQIAYISETMLSPNAKFAEMREASILVAQTLFGIGSFEEEQTTNSWYAVDIGPKFNAGEPNTITFSKSNIQIFGEDNELNGCEDFNTYSVVLTGVDIPSTASITLNTSGSTAQEGSDFSVSTKNLSFTGSETKSVEITVYDDAVIEDSETIVLSFIYNGTFQKQEYAISDNDFAPRTGSEEFDLLATETFEVDGLPTGWTTINLAEGNNIWKVNGDLTAAGRAYISDGLTDIPFYDQNSPSNTILRSSLLNAAAASNVKVSFDWEAGGETDAVDPGVIFDYGEFVYSLDGTNYVPVQKFVGSGPLAVNTDSGTFTSEISELDGKAFFLGWRWYNDTNAGTQFSFAIDNVKVTAVPAGIETQKDEQATASVETGNTIYFLSDSDKALIAKIENASADLGCVTMAVTDAGSSFKVFPKISTARPSKVFSITTENQEATYDLTVYFTEEELSAFDSTTNLIPLKVNSMNIDDADDRAGNFQLNGSLTDVNTTDAFRAYTGTFSGSGSMSIVQDFAYCTPAPSPWQTADVGNSQIPGEICYIDGHFELTGSGAGINAKADAFYFTYQQVSGDAEVIARLNSFENGGLDGNAAVVIRESLDASSKVAATSISANPNFKGAEVQFEYRKSAGAKLNSSNYQSASLPKYIRIVRKGNEITSYISSTTDNWTAIGSTRLNLGSEVYVGIGVASGSNNTSTIADLDEVSVIQGAQVASKKENKASKPAVNSDNTKTTSFALYPNPAISTVNLEISDASINSVSIYNLNGKMLGRKEFKGADSKVQLDVSDLRPGLYILKVYTNEGQILNKRFLKR; translated from the coding sequence ATGAACCTACAATTACTATTAAGGTCGAGGATAATCCTTATGCTCTTCCTTATGGGAAACCTTATTGGTTTTGCCCAAACGACTTCGGAAGATATCTCTTCCAACCTGGATAGCGATCCCAGGGTAAAAAGTTTTAAGATGGATAATAGCAGGGGTACCCCAACTATAATTCAACTGGACACTTCCAAAGAACAATTAAACCTTAATGATGCTCCGGCATTCCTAACTAACATTATGGGAGCTGGCCAGGAAACAAGTTTTGTTCTGGAAAGCACTTTAACCTCCCATGGCGTTCAGATTGATAAATTTCAGCAATACACCAAAGGAATTAAGGTGGAGCACGGCGTGTTTAAAGCTGTTTCGAAAAACAATGTGATCACTGCCTTTACTGCAGAATATTATAATCTTGGAGATAGTTTTCCGACCAGCACAGGCCTTAGTGAGGCTGCAGCACTACAAAATGCTTTAAAACATGTTGGAGCCAGTCTTTATTCATGGGAATATATAGAAGGTCTGGGCACCGGACCTGAATATACAGCAGCCTATGAGGAATATTATCCAAAAGGTGAATTAGTGATCGTAGATAATTATTCTACTACAGTGGTTGACCCTGCAGTAGCCTATAAATTCAATATCTATGCAGCAGAACCTTTATCCAGAGCAGATATTTATGTAGACGCCAATACCGGCGCTATCCTTTTGGAAGATGCTATTATCAAGCATGTTGATGGTCATTCAAAAGAAGACATAAAAAAGGAGATCACAGAGCCCAAAAAGGAAACAGCTAACATCCCTTTTCTTAACGGTGTAGGTGATACGAGATATGCAGGAAGGAGAAATTTTGATACTTCTCAGGATAGTAACGGACTTTATGCTTTAAAGGGGGTAACGCCCAGCGGGATAGAAAATGAGACTTTTTCCTATGAAGGCATTGGAGGATTACCTCTAAGTATTCCTGCACTTACAACCTTCGCAGAATCCATTTACGACGGTGACGGGGATGCTCTTAATCCTGAAACTGCGGATAATATCTGGAATGCTTTAGAACATAGAAAAGATAATTTTTCCACTACAAATCCTTATCCAGTAGCAAATGAAAAGAATAATGACGATGTTGCCCTGGATGCTCATTGGGGTGCAGAAGTTGTTCTTGATTACTGGAAGAACGTTCATAACAGATTGAGTTATGATGATAAGGGAACCAAGGTCTTTAATTATGTTCACTACGGTGACGGTTATGATAATGCTTTCTGGAACGGTTCGGCGATGACCTACGGTGACGGAAGTTATCAGGGAGGAACTAACCCGGACGGATCTTTCGCTCCGCTAACCTCTATGGACGTATGTGCTCACGAGATTGGACACGGAGTTTGTGAATTTACGGCAGACCTTGTATATGCAAGAGAATCTGGCGCAATGAATGAAGGTTTTTCAGACATTTGGGCCGCTACTGTAGAGAATTATGTTTTAACTCAAATTGATGGTTCATTGAACTACGATCCTTGGGGAATTGGAGAACAGATCGATGAAAGAGACGGAGGTCTGCAGCCAGGTGAAGCCGAAGCAAGAGCTTTGCGTTGGATGGATGATCCAAAAGCTGCAGGTGACCCTGATTCTTATGGTGGTGAAAACTGGCAAAATCCAGACTGTGGTACGCCAACCCTTGCTAATGATCAGTGTGGGGTACACACCAACTCGGGAGTTTTGAACAAATGGTATTATTTCCTGGTAAGCGGAAGTGGCCAGACTTACTCTCCTGGTTTCAGCAAAGCATCATCAGACGATATGGTAACCGATGCCGGAAACTCCTATGAAATAGCCGGTCTTGGGTTTGAAAAAGCAGCTCAGATCGCTTATATATCTGAAACTATGCTTTCACCAAATGCTAAATTTGCTGAGATGCGTGAAGCTTCAATTCTAGTAGCACAAACGCTTTTTGGAATTGGTTCTTTTGAAGAAGAGCAAACTACAAATTCATGGTATGCTGTGGATATAGGACCTAAATTCAATGCAGGCGAGCCTAATACAATTACCTTCAGCAAAAGTAATATCCAGATCTTTGGTGAGGATAATGAGCTTAACGGATGTGAAGATTTCAATACTTACTCTGTAGTTCTTACAGGTGTTGATATTCCTTCAACAGCATCTATTACTTTAAATACTTCAGGAAGTACTGCTCAGGAAGGCTCTGATTTTTCAGTATCCACTAAGAACTTAAGCTTTACTGGTTCAGAAACAAAATCTGTAGAAATCACGGTTTATGACGATGCAGTGATCGAGGATAGCGAGACCATTGTACTTTCATTTATTTACAACGGAACCTTCCAGAAACAGGAATATGCAATTTCAGATAATGATTTCGCTCCACGAACAGGAAGCGAAGAATTTGATCTTTTAGCTACTGAAACCTTTGAAGTTGACGGACTTCCAACAGGATGGACAACTATTAATCTCGCCGAAGGAAATAACATCTGGAAAGTTAATGGTGATCTAACTGCGGCTGGCAGAGCTTATATAAGTGACGGTTTAACTGATATTCCATTCTATGATCAAAATTCACCATCTAATACCATTCTTAGGTCTTCACTTTTAAATGCTGCTGCGGCAAGTAATGTAAAAGTTAGTTTTGACTGGGAAGCAGGTGGAGAGACCGATGCTGTAGATCCGGGAGTAATCTTTGACTATGGTGAATTTGTATACTCGCTTGATGGAACTAATTATGTTCCGGTTCAGAAATTTGTTGGTAGCGGTCCCTTGGCTGTTAATACCGACAGTGGAACATTTACGTCAGAGATCAGTGAGTTGGATGGCAAGGCATTCTTCCTTGGATGGAGATGGTATAATGATACCAATGCCGGAACTCAGTTTAGTTTTGCTATAGACAATGTAAAAGTTACTGCAGTACCTGCTGGTATAGAAACTCAAAAGGATGAGCAGGCTACGGCAAGTGTAGAAACGGGTAATACAATTTATTTCTTAAGCGATTCAGATAAAGCCCTTATCGCTAAAATTGAAAATGCTTCAGCAGATCTGGGATGTGTGACCATGGCCGTAACCGATGCCGGAAGCAGCTTTAAGGTATTTCCTAAGATCTCTACAGCGAGACCTTCAAAAGTTTTCAGTATAACTACAGAAAACCAGGAAGCTACGTATGACCTCACAGTATATTTTACTGAAGAAGAACTTTCAGCTTTCGATTCAACGACTAATCTGATTCCTCTTAAGGTGAACAGTATGAATATAGATGATGCCGATGATCGTGCGGGAAATTTCCAATTAAATGGAAGTCTTACAGATGTTAATACCACAGACGCATTCAGAGCCTATACAGGAACCTTCTCAGGTTCAGGTAGCATGTCTATAGTTCAGGATTTTGCATACTGCACTCCTGCTCCATCGCCTTGGCAAACTGCCGATGTTGGTAATTCTCAAATTCCAGGAGAGATATGTTATATCGACGGGCATTTTGAATTAACCGGTTCGGGAGCTGGAATTAATGCAAAGGCTGATGCTTTTTACTTCACTTATCAGCAGGTTTCAGGTGACGCCGAAGTGATCGCAAGGCTAAACAGTTTTGAAAATGGCGGACTTGATGGAAATGCAGCTGTAGTAATTAGAGAAAGTCTTGATGCCAGTTCTAAGGTAGCTGCAACCAGTATTTCTGCAAACCCTAATTTTAAGGGAGCGGAAGTACAATTTGAATATAGAAAATCTGCCGGAGCTAAATTGAACAGTTCTAATTATCAATCTGCGAGCCTTCCTAAATATATCAGGATCGTGAGAAAAGGAAATGAAATTACATCCTACATCTCCAGCACTACAGATAATTGGACGGCTATAGGCTCTACACGACTGAACCTTGGTTCTGAAGTTTATGTGGGAATTGGAGTTGCTTCTGGTTCTAACAATACCTCAACGATCGCAGATCTGGATGAAGTGAGCGTGATCCAAGGTGCTCAGGTAGCTTCTAAAAAGGAAAATAAAGCAAGTAAACCAGCTGTAAACAGCGACAACACAAAAACCACTTCCTTTGCTTTGTATCCTAACCCTGCTATATCTACAGTAAATCTGGAGATCTCAGACGCTTCCATAAATTCTGTTTCGATCTATAATCTGAACGGAAAAATGTTGGGACGAAAAGAATTTAAAGGTGCTGATTCTAAAGTGCAGTTAGACGTTTCGGATCTTAGACCCGGATTGTATATTCTAAAAGTCTATACAAACGAAGGTCAGATCCTCAACAAGAGATTCTTAAAAAGATAA
- a CDS encoding class I SAM-dependent methyltransferase, translating into MKDNFSHNSGNYALYRPGYPNETFEYIKSQLSGFENAWDCGTGNGQVARELSEFFRKVEATDISKNQLENAEKRPNIRYSLQPAEATNFPDSVFDLIISAQAVHWFDFDKFYAEVKRCLKPDGLLVLLGYSLFSSNTSTNNIIYDFYTNIIGPYWDPERKYLDNAYHSIPFPFKEIEPPEFSIEYQWEIEHLLGYLRTWSAVKHYKEANDKDPVSFIEPELRETFGAQNKVRFPILIRLGKL; encoded by the coding sequence TTGAAGGATAATTTTTCACACAACTCCGGAAATTATGCATTATACCGCCCTGGTTATCCCAATGAAACCTTTGAATATATTAAGTCCCAGCTGTCAGGTTTTGAAAACGCCTGGGATTGTGGTACAGGGAATGGTCAGGTAGCGAGGGAATTATCTGAATTCTTCAGGAAAGTGGAAGCTACAGATATCAGTAAAAATCAACTGGAGAATGCCGAGAAAAGGCCTAATATCCGGTATTCCCTACAGCCTGCTGAGGCTACAAATTTCCCTGATTCTGTTTTTGATCTGATCATAAGCGCACAAGCGGTTCATTGGTTTGATTTTGATAAATTTTACGCCGAAGTTAAACGCTGTTTAAAGCCCGATGGTCTTCTGGTTCTGCTAGGATATTCCTTATTTTCAAGCAACACCTCAACTAATAATATTATCTATGACTTCTACACCAATATCATTGGACCTTATTGGGATCCGGAACGTAAGTATCTCGATAATGCCTATCACAGCATTCCCTTTCCTTTTAAAGAAATAGAACCTCCAGAATTCTCAATAGAATATCAATGGGAAATTGAGCATCTGTTGGGGTATTTACGAACCTGGTCTGCAGTGAAGCATTACAAGGAAGCCAATGATAAAGATCCTGTTAGCTTTATCGAACCTGAGTTAAGAGAAACATTCGGGGCCCAAAATAAAGTGCGATTTCCAATTTTGATAAGATTGGGGAAGTTGTAG
- a CDS encoding serine hydrolase domain-containing protein produces MINFKPYLNFILCFLCSFGLAAQSSKITLERVIPEETGVSSSRLEKIDQMIIEAIEHKEIPGAVGLISRNGKIIYHKTFGTMDENGETLVKDDIFRIASQTKAITATAVMMLWEEGRFKLDDPISDYIPEFKDAKILEKFNEADSSFTATPAGKEISIRHLLTHTSGIGYGMIDTDDRFRKIYAKAGIIDAFTTDSISLETNIKKLAQLPLHHRPGEKLTYSEGLDVLGYFVEIVSGEPFDKFLKERLFTPLEMNDTYFYIPDSKKDRLVSVQEKRNGKWKNLASPAEYDVNFPIKGARTYFSGGAGLSSTAKDYAKFLQMYLNKGSYNGKTILSPVTVDLILENHTGDLYGSKASDYGLAFGGVTELGEKKGGLGTAETFYWGGYFNTHYFADPETGLIGILLKQTRGETKDQTGWKFRQMVFSSLSE; encoded by the coding sequence ATGATAAATTTTAAGCCATATCTGAATTTTATATTATGCTTCCTTTGCTCTTTTGGTTTGGCAGCTCAGTCTTCAAAAATAACACTGGAACGGGTTATACCTGAAGAGACCGGAGTTTCTTCCAGCCGATTGGAGAAAATTGACCAGATGATCATAGAGGCTATTGAGCACAAAGAAATCCCCGGTGCAGTTGGACTTATTTCAAGAAATGGAAAGATCATATATCACAAAACCTTTGGCACCATGGATGAGAACGGCGAGACCTTGGTAAAAGACGATATTTTTCGAATCGCTTCACAAACAAAAGCTATTACTGCAACTGCGGTAATGATGCTATGGGAGGAAGGGAGGTTTAAATTAGATGATCCTATTTCTGATTATATTCCTGAATTTAAGGATGCGAAAATACTGGAGAAATTTAATGAAGCAGATTCGTCCTTTACTGCAACTCCTGCCGGAAAAGAAATAAGTATTCGCCATTTACTCACTCATACATCTGGCATAGGATATGGAATGATAGATACTGATGATCGTTTCAGAAAAATATATGCAAAAGCCGGAATCATTGATGCCTTTACAACAGATTCGATCAGTCTCGAAACCAATATTAAAAAACTTGCGCAATTGCCATTACATCATAGACCAGGTGAGAAATTAACCTATTCTGAAGGTCTGGATGTTTTAGGGTATTTTGTTGAAATTGTATCAGGAGAACCATTTGATAAATTCCTTAAGGAACGACTATTTACCCCCCTGGAAATGAATGATACCTATTTCTATATTCCCGACTCTAAAAAAGACCGATTGGTAAGCGTACAGGAAAAAAGGAATGGTAAATGGAAAAATTTAGCATCTCCGGCAGAATACGATGTAAATTTTCCTATTAAGGGAGCACGCACCTATTTTTCTGGCGGAGCAGGATTATCCAGTACCGCTAAAGATTATGCTAAATTCCTGCAAATGTATCTCAATAAAGGAAGTTATAATGGAAAAACTATACTTAGCCCTGTAACGGTAGATCTAATTCTTGAAAACCATACAGGTGATTTATACGGTTCAAAAGCGAGTGATTATGGTCTGGCATTTGGCGGTGTTACAGAATTAGGAGAGAAGAAAGGTGGATTAGGAACGGCTGAGACCTTTTATTGGGGAGGTTATTTTAATACTCATTATTTTGCCGATCCTGAAACCGGCCTTATTGGAATTCTCCTTAAACAAACACGTGGGGAAACCAAAGACCAAACCGGTTGGAAGTTCAGGCAAATGGTTTTTTCCAGCTTAAGCGAATAA
- a CDS encoding carboxypeptidase-like regulatory domain-containing protein has protein sequence MKIYNNLKINHQTGKMLFFLQLMLFSVLGFAQSEQTEFIQYRGEVVNEQNGKAISSAYLSLNNSNISTITNSDGEFSLKVPKDMTDATVTISVLGFQSKTLPLTYFKARDTEIVLSETVEELTEISIFKATDAQSLVREMLDRKDVNYLTDQSLMTSFYRETIKKGWSNVSLSEAVVKISKSPNNSAQRDLVSIYRARKSTDYNKLDTIALKLRGGPFNTLYLDMMKYSEYVLRPEMLNSYKFSFDEPTKINDRYTYVVDFAEIDHSDPWYYGKLFIDAATSSLVKASYSLNVDDRDAAAAMFVKKKPGGSKVYPVELNYQVDYAQNGDDKWHYAYGKAQMEYVVNWKKKIFNSRYKINSEMVVTDWERFTDKNWRKTMDLINPNIVMVDDISGFYDSEFWGNNNIIEPEKSIQNAIDKIKRKLDDN, from the coding sequence ATGAAAATATATAATAATTTAAAAATTAACCATCAGACCGGTAAAATGCTTTTCTTTTTACAATTGATGTTGTTCTCTGTCCTCGGTTTTGCCCAGAGCGAACAAACTGAATTTATTCAATATCGCGGCGAGGTCGTTAATGAACAGAACGGTAAGGCTATTTCTTCCGCATATCTATCCCTTAATAATAGTAACATCTCTACTATCACAAATTCTGATGGTGAGTTTTCATTAAAGGTCCCAAAAGATATGACAGATGCAACGGTTACAATATCTGTTCTTGGCTTTCAAAGTAAGACCCTGCCTCTAACCTATTTTAAGGCTCGGGATACCGAAATCGTACTTTCGGAAACGGTTGAAGAACTTACTGAAATTAGTATTTTCAAAGCAACAGATGCGCAATCTCTTGTAAGAGAGATGTTAGACAGGAAGGATGTGAATTACTTAACTGATCAAAGTCTTATGACTTCTTTCTATAGAGAAACCATTAAAAAAGGATGGTCTAATGTTAGTCTCTCTGAAGCGGTGGTTAAGATCAGTAAAAGTCCGAATAATTCAGCTCAACGCGATCTGGTTTCCATCTATCGCGCCCGTAAAAGCACAGATTATAATAAGCTGGATACTATAGCTCTAAAATTACGCGGAGGCCCTTTTAATACCCTGTATCTGGATATGATGAAATATTCGGAATATGTACTAAGACCGGAAATGCTGAACAGTTATAAATTTAGTTTTGACGAACCCACTAAAATAAATGACCGCTATACTTATGTGGTAGATTTTGCCGAAATAGATCATAGCGATCCCTGGTATTACGGGAAGTTGTTTATAGATGCAGCAACGTCCAGTCTTGTAAAAGCCTCATATAGTTTAAATGTAGACGACAGGGATGCTGCGGCCGCCATGTTTGTAAAGAAGAAACCAGGTGGTTCTAAGGTTTATCCCGTGGAGCTAAATTATCAGGTGGATTATGCTCAGAACGGTGATGATAAATGGCATTACGCTTATGGCAAAGCCCAGATGGAATACGTGGTTAACTGGAAAAAGAAAATCTTCAATTCACGTTACAAGATCAACAGTGAAATGGTGGTCACAGACTGGGAAAGGTTTACAGATAAGAACTGGAGAAAAACTATGGATCTCATTAACCCTAATATCGTAATGGTAGATGATATTTCCGGTTTTTACGACTCAGAATTCTGGGGAAATAATAATATTATTGAACCTGAAAAATCTATTCAAAATGCTATAGATAAGATAAAACGAAAACTTGATGACAATTAG
- a CDS encoding 4Fe-4S dicluster domain-containing protein, which yields MAIVITDECINCGACEPECPNTAIYEGADDWRYADGTDLEGNVVLPNGKEADANEAQEPISDEIYYIVPDKCTECKGFHEEPQCAAVCPVDCCVPDDEHVESDEELLAKQRFMHEED from the coding sequence ATGGCAATTGTTATAACCGATGAATGTATAAACTGCGGGGCTTGCGAACCAGAATGCCCTAACACCGCAATTTACGAAGGTGCCGATGACTGGAGATATGCAGATGGAACCGACCTGGAAGGTAATGTTGTCCTTCCTAATGGGAAAGAAGCCGATGCAAATGAAGCTCAGGAACCAATTAGTGATGAGATCTATTATATTGTTCCAGATAAATGTACAGAATGTAAAGGTTTCCATGAGGAGCCGCAATGTGCAGCTGTATGTCCAGTGGATTGTTGCGTACCAGATGATGAGCATGTGGAGAGCGATGAAGAGTTGTTGGCGAAACAACGCTTTATGCACGAGGAAGACTAA